The sequence GGCAGGTGTAGGCGCGGAGGCCCCGCCCGATGGCCTGGAGGTACGGCGTCACGGTCGTGAAGGCCCCGCAGAGCACCACCACGTCGAGGAGCGGCGCGTCGAAGCCCTCGAGGAGCGCCTTGACGGTGACCAGGTGCTGCGTCTCGCCGCTCGCGAGCCGGTCGCGCACCGTCGAGCGCACGTCGAAGGGCGTGGAGTCGAGCACCGTCTCCGCGCCCGGGATGCGCCGCGCGATGTCGAGGGCGTGGGCGGCGGTGGCGGCGAAGATGACCGCGCGCCTACCCTGGCAGCGGCTGTTCACCAGCTCCGCCGGGTCTTCCGCCACCCCGCGCTCCAGCACCTTCGCGGGCGCGTGGACGATGGGCTCGACGAGGAAGCCGCCGTCGATGAGCTCGCGCACCGACGGGCCGGTGACCAGCGCTTGAAATTCGTCGAGCGGCTGCTCGTCGCCCCGACACGGGGTGGCTGATAAGCCGAGGATCTTCGCGCCCGTGCCCTTGTAGTGCGCGATGACGGCGCGGTTGGTCGCTGAGCTGCTGCGGTGGGCCTCGTCGAGAATGAAGCGGTGCGCGGGCGGCACCTGCTCCCCGCGCGCCAGCATCGGCGCGAGGGTCTGCGTCGAGCACACCTGGACGGGCGCCGACGGGTCCGACGGCCGCCCCGCCTTCACGATGCCGCAGGGGACGC is a genomic window of Myxococcales bacterium containing:
- a CDS encoding DEAD/DEAH box helicase family protein — its product is VGGLHRAVKEGADAVLMQSPTGSGKTSTIAEGVILPSLAQGRRFVFAAHLEELLDDTAARLRSMGVPCGIVKAGRPSDPSAPVQVCSTQTLAPMLARGEQVPPAHRFILDEAHRSSSATNRAVIAHYKGTGAKILGLSATPCRGDEQPLDEFQALVTGPSVRELIDGGFLVEPIVHAPAKVLERGVAEDPAELVNSRCQGRRAVIFAATAAHALDIARRIPGAETVLDSTPFDVRSTVRDRLASGETQHLVTVKALLEGFDAPLLDVVVLCGAFTTVTPYLQAIGRGLRAYTCPITGRVRSTATSTTSAAPCTSTGCRTMRAGGRWRGRRGGRWSSDRSHSVAVRPVTTSSRRARSAPPAAPSITRRCRCSASSAPPSSPRRASPSARGCSSGSTAPCAPSPPSAPTSAPRGPAPPS